GACCTCGGCAACTTTGACGAAAGTGGGCACGATTTGCTCCTTCGGACGAGCCCGCAGCACGGAGTTGTGTGGCGGCCAGCCTGAACCCTGGCGAGTGCTCAACGGGGCTGGGCGGTCTGGGCGATCATGATCTGCTTGCGGAAGTTCTCGACCATCGTCTCGTCGAGGCGGACCTCGGTGGGACGGCGGGCGAGCGACATCTGGTCGATCTTGTCCTGCAGCTTGAGCAGAGCGTAGAACAGGTTCTCCGGGCGCGGCGGGCAGCCGATGACGTACACGTCGGTGGGCACGATGCGGTCCACACCCTGCAGCACGGCGTAGGTGTTGAACGGCCCGCCGACCGAGGAACAGGCGCCCATGGAAATGCACCACTTGGGATCGGGCATCTGCGCCCAAATGCGCTGGATGACC
The DNA window shown above is from Terriglobales bacterium and carries:
- the nuoB gene encoding NADH-quinone oxidoreductase subunit NuoB — protein: MAWLQNKFEKNFLITTVDYVFNWARKSALWPMTFGLACCAIEMIASSTARFDIARFGSEVFRPSPRQSDLMIVAGTVTLKMSPVIQRIWAQMPDPKWCISMGACSSVGGPFNTYAVLQGVDRIVPTDVYVIGCPPRPENLFYALLKLQDKIDQMSLARRPTEVRLDETMVENFRKQIMIAQTAQPR